Within bacterium, the genomic segment CTCGTGCGTTCCATCCAAATCAAGAACTACCGGAGTGGCAAGGCTATTCGGGTTATCTCGGCTGGCTCGATGCCCATCGGCCGAGCGTCAACATCGGCGCGCTGGTCGGGCACGGGACGCTGCGCGCGGCGGTCATGGGCGGCGAGGCGCGTGAACCCAGTGGGGATGAGCTGGACGCGATGAAGGGTCTGCTCGACGAAGGTCTGGCGGCGGGGGCGTTGGGTCTGTCGACCGGGCTGATCTACGAACCGGGTCGGCACGCGAAGACGGATGAGATCGTCGAGCTGGCCCGCGAGCTATCGCAATGCGGGGGCCTCTACACCACACATATGCGCAATGAAGGACCGGGTCTGCTCGACTCGGTCGACGAGGCGATTGAGATCGGTGAACGCGCGGGTGTGCCGGTGCAGATATCGCATCACAAGGCTTCGGGGCGCGAGAGCTGGGGACAGGTGACGGAGTCGCTAGAGCGTATTGCAGCGGCGCAGGCGCGCGGCGTATCGGTTCACGCCGATCAATACCCCTACACCGCGGGCAGTACGGTCCTGGCGGCGATTGCCCAGAACGACGGTTTCGGGGGCAGCGGCGGGGTCGGGAAGGTCGATCCCGCAGACGTGGTGATCTCTTCGACTGAGAACCACTCCGAGTGGCACGGGCGTTCGATTGCGGACTTCGTTTCCGAGTGGGAACTGGCTGCACCGCAGGCGGCCGAGCGCGTGCTCGCCGAAGAACCTCTGGCGACGATCATCATGCACAGCATGTCCGAAGACGATGTGCAGACCGTGATGCGACATCCCAGCACGATGATCGGTTCTGACGGGATTCCGAGTATGGACGGTAATCCACACCCGCGACTCTACGGTTCCTTTGCGCGTGTACTCGGCCGCTATTCTCGCGAACTCGGCATCTTTCCAATGGAAGAAGCCGTGCATCGCATGACTGGCTTTCCGGCGCGCGTGTTTGGCCTGGCGGGACGGGGCGAACTCACCGAAGGAGCGTTTGCCGACCTCGTGCTCTTCGACCCCGAAGAGATCATCGATCGCGGGACCTACGAAGCGCCCCATGCGACACCCGCGGGCATCCAGCACGTCTTCGTCAACGGTGGCCACGTGGTTCGCGATGGCGAGCACACCGGGGAGCGCAGCGGCGCCGCGCTTCGTCGCGCCTAGGGAGCGGACTCAGAGATCCATCGGGTCGATCGGGGTTCCCGGTTCGTCGTCTTCCAGTTCGAATGTCGGGAAAAACGGCGTGCGCTCGGCGACCGGCTCGGGTTCCGATTCAGTCTCCGCTGCGGCTTCGGATTCCACAGGAGCTTGGGTCAGTTCGGGCTTCGCGACCGCGACCACGGGAGGCATGGGAAGTTCAGCCTGTGCCTCGACCGGTTCGGGTTCTGCTTCAGGCTTCGTCGAGCCGGCCGGCGGTGCAGACAGTGCACTGGGATCGTAGAAGAAGCGCTCGGCAACGATCTTGCCATTCTCGACTTCGTGAATTGCGATCTCTTCGAAATCGATCGCACGACCGTCGCGCATCTTGAGTTCCGCCTGCCACTCGATGCAGATCGCATTTCCGTTCACGAACACATGTACGGGTGTCCAGTGAGCGGTCTCCACTTTCGCGAGCCAGGCTTCCAGCTTTTCTTCGAGGGCTGGAAGACCGTGGATACTGGCTTCTTCGCCGAGACTCGACTCGACGGAAATGCAATTTTCCGCGTAGAGTTCTGAAAGGTCGACGTGTTCGAGGTCGTTCGTCGCGCGCACGATTTTCCGGGCAACCCGTTCCGCTTCGGGCATTTCAGTAGGAGAGGGCTTTGGGCTCGAGACCGGCTGTTGTGCGGAAACCGGCTCCTCGTGTGCACTTTCGGATTTTACTTTGATGCGAGCTGCCACGGGCGCGCTCCCTTGCCCTGCGGATGATGCTGCTCGGTGACTGCAATACGAGCAGTGTCTGAAATACTAGCAATCAGTCAGCGAGCGGAAAGTCGAAACTCTAGTCCGCACCGTCTTGTGGGTCTGATAGCATCACTGCTGTCGCCAATGTCTTGAGGAGTTATCGCTTGAGCCAGTTCACCAACGCCGACGATCGGCTATTAGGGAACCTCTGCACAGGGAGGCTGCGGCTGCGAAGCGCGATGCATCCGCCTGCGCTGCGTCGCGCGACCCTCTGCAGATCTACGAATCTGCGATCGGATCACGCTTCTTGCTCAGGCGGCGACTCCCGCTTCTCGCTCGAATCCTCCCTGTGCAGAGATTCCCTAGTGGAACTCAGGAATGAAACTCGAGACACCGTAGGATCGCCCTCGCGTACGCAGTCGCTGATGATCGCGCTCTCGGACGGCTTGACTCTGGCTCGGAAACTCAGTTGATGAGCTTGCGCGTGGCCGTCATCGGCGCGGGGCGTGCGGGTCGATCCCGTGTGGCTGCGATCGAAGCCCACCCGGAGACGGAACTCGCGGGACTGGTGCATCGCGACCCAGGAGCCGAAGGGCCGACACTCGAACGGATTCTGCACGACGATACCGTGAACGCGTTGATTGTCTGTACGCCCAATGTACTGCACCCCGCGACCGCGAGAGCGGCACTCGAGTCCGGCAAGCACGTAGCTGTCGAGTTCCCACTCGCGCCTGGGCCGGTGGTGGCGTCGGAACTCTTCGAACTGGCTCGCCTCCGGGATCGTGTCTTGCACGTCGAGCATATCGAGCTGCTCTCGCCCTCACAGCTCGAGTTGCGCGAGGCCGCCAGCAAGCTAGGCCGACTGCACGCGGGCGAAGTGCACTTCAGCGCGGAGGCCGACGGCTGGATCGGTGACCCGGCGCTGGCCGGATCGGCATCTCTGCGCGCGGTGGCGCGCCTGCATCGCATCGTCGATCTCTTCGGTCCTGCGAGCGTGCGCGCTTGCAGTCTGTTGCGAGGTTCTGCCGGTGGGTATTCACTGCAGGCTGATCTCGACTTTGAGCAGGGCGGAGAGCTGACTCTCATCGAAGAGCGCGGTCCGGGTCTGAAACGCGCAACCGACTGGGCCGTGCGTTGCGAGCACGGGCAGCTCGAATCGCCGAGCCCCGGTCCGGCCGGAGCCCTGCTCGCGGCCGATCTCGACGTTTTCGTCCAACGAATTCGGGGTGCCGGCGAGTCCTACGTGAGCGAGGAGCGGATCCTGCACGTACTCGGGCTGGTCGAGGAACTGGAAGGGGCGTGTCATTCGTAGCTGGCTTCTCGCCGCTTCCGGCTAGAAGCCCAGCAACTCGCACAGGTGGGGGTGGTTGTCGGCTATGTGGTCGGCGTCTTGTAGATCGACGTCATCGTCGTTGACGTCTCGGATGCGCACACTGCGCATACCCACGCCGCGGGCACCGGCGATGTCGGTGCGGCGCAGATCGCCGACGTGCGCGGCGTGTTCGGGTGCGACTTCAAGTGCTCCGAGTGCACTGTGAAACAGTGACGCATTCGGTTTGGGGAAGCCCGCTTCGTCGGAGAAGATCGTGACTTCCAGAAGATCGAGCAGGCCCACTCGATCGAGTAACTGACGCACTACACGACCCGGGCTGTAACCCGTGTCACAGATCAGTCCACGTCGGATTCCCAGGTCCGCCATACGCTGCAGGGTGTCGCGTGCGCCATCGAGTGCGCGCACCTCGAACTCCAGGGCGCGTTCCTCCAGAACACTGGTCGTTTCGCGCTGGAGTTCGGGATGATCGATTTCCAGATCTTCAAACGTCCAGCGCACGATGTCGCTGGCTCCGGTGGCGATCCCATCCTGCCAGCAGCGCCAGTGACGTTGAGATCCCTTGCGCAGAGCCTGGCGCGCCGCCTCTTCGTCATGGCGAACACCGTGACGCGTCAGAAGATCGATCAGCACCCGTTCGCGGCTCGCCGGGCGGCTCGAGTTGGGTGGCTCGTCGGGTGTAGGCTGGAAGATCAGGGTCCCCCAGCAGTCGAAGGTCACGG encodes:
- a CDS encoding nuclear transport factor 2 family protein, translated to MAARIKVKSESAHEEPVSAQQPVSSPKPSPTEMPEAERVARKIVRATNDLEHVDLSELYAENCISVESSLGEEASIHGLPALEEKLEAWLAKVETAHWTPVHVFVNGNAICIEWQAELKMRDGRAIDFEEIAIHEVENGKIVAERFFYDPSALSAPPAGSTKPEAEPEPVEAQAELPMPPVVAVAKPELTQAPVESEAAAETESEPEPVAERTPFFPTFELEDDEPGTPIDPMDL
- a CDS encoding D-aminoacylase: MSKRQRVLIRNARLCDGTGAPPVDADLAVEGERISAIGSLSGDAEVEIDAQGLALAPGFIDVHTHDDFAAVVYPEMAFKVQGGVTTCVVGNCGMGAAPYHQASRMARAFHPNQELPEWQGYSGYLGWLDAHRPSVNIGALVGHGTLRAAVMGGEAREPSGDELDAMKGLLDEGLAAGALGLSTGLIYEPGRHAKTDEIVELARELSQCGGLYTTHMRNEGPGLLDSVDEAIEIGERAGVPVQISHHKASGRESWGQVTESLERIAAAQARGVSVHADQYPYTAGSTVLAAIAQNDGFGGSGGVGKVDPADVVISSTENHSEWHGRSIADFVSEWELAAPQAAERVLAEEPLATIIMHSMSEDDVQTVMRHPSTMIGSDGIPSMDGNPHPRLYGSFARVLGRYSRELGIFPMEEAVHRMTGFPARVFGLAGRGELTEGAFADLVLFDPEEIIDRGTYEAPHATPAGIQHVFVNGGHVVRDGEHTGERSGAALRRA
- a CDS encoding Gfo/Idh/MocA family oxidoreductase, which codes for MSLRVAVIGAGRAGRSRVAAIEAHPETELAGLVHRDPGAEGPTLERILHDDTVNALIVCTPNVLHPATARAALESGKHVAVEFPLAPGPVVASELFELARLRDRVLHVEHIELLSPSQLELREAASKLGRLHAGEVHFSAEADGWIGDPALAGSASLRAVARLHRIVDLFGPASVRACSLLRGSAGGYSLQADLDFEQGGELTLIEERGPGLKRATDWAVRCEHGQLESPSPGPAGALLAADLDVFVQRIRGAGESYVSEERILHVLGLVEELEGACHS
- a CDS encoding HAD family hydrolase encodes the protein MTGPESSSEASPNLRAVTFDCWGTLIFQPTPDEPPNSSRPASRERVLIDLLTRHGVRHDEEAARQALRKGSQRHWRCWQDGIATGASDIVRWTFEDLEIDHPELQRETTSVLEERALEFEVRALDGARDTLQRMADLGIRRGLICDTGYSPGRVVRQLLDRVGLLDLLEVTIFSDEAGFPKPNASLFHSALGALEVAPEHAAHVGDLRRTDIAGARGVGMRSVRIRDVNDDDVDLQDADHIADNHPHLCELLGF